A portion of the Cryptomeria japonica chromosome 5, Sugi_1.0, whole genome shotgun sequence genome contains these proteins:
- the LOC131035202 gene encoding cytochrome P450 716B1-like: MGCPTVVLTGQTGNRFVFQSDDTTIANKQPISFSRIIGKKNILELGGEDHKRMRGTIMQFLKPEALQKFVGRMDSVIQQHFLHCWEGKEFITVLPLMKTITFQIACDLLFSLTDTKERQILGTDFTEAIKGVWSFPLDLPGTTFRSALNARSRICKRLCSLLQVRREELQQGKSSPDQDLMTTMLTMRDENGGALTEEEIIDNMIAVLAAGHETTCTLLVHLVRLLALNPNIYQNIMQEQRHILSGKNPTEHLQWKDVQKMKYTWKVAQETLRLISPVFGGFRKAMKDIEFGGYAIPKGWQLFWAATSTHMDEEIFKEPDKFDPSHFNTRLPPYTYIPFGGGHRICPGYDFTKMETAIYLHHLVLNYKWSLMDPKEKITCEPMCLPAMGLPIKLEAKNE, translated from the exons atGGGTTGCCCCACTGTCGTCCTCACCGGCCAAACGGGAAATCGCTTTGTTTTTCAGAGTGACGACACTACCATTGCTAACAAGCAGCCCATCTCTTTTTCCAGGATTATTGGAAAGAAGAACATTCTAGAACTCGGTGGAGAAGATCACAAGCGCATGAGAGGTACAATCATGCAGTTCCTCAAACCCGAAGCCTTGCAGAAATTTGTGGGTAGGATGGACTCCGTCATTCAACAGCATTTTCTTCACTGCTGGGAAGGAAAGGAGTTTATTACCGTGCTGCCATTGATGAAAACAATTACTTTCCAGATTGCTTGTGATTTGCTCTTCAGTTTGACTGACACCAAAGAGAGACAAATACTGGGCACAGATTTTACTGAAGCTATTAAGGGCGTGTGGTCGTTTCCCTTGGATTTACCTGGAACAACTTTTCGTTCTGCCTTGAATGCTCGCTCTAGAATATGCAAACGTTTGTGTTCTTTATTACAAGTGAGGAGGGAGGAATTGCAACAAGGAAAGTCCTCCCCTGATCAGGATTTGATGACAACCATGCTGACCATGAGGGATGAAAATGGTGGGGCCCTGACAGAAGAGGAGATCATTGATAATATGATAGCGGTATTGGCAGCTGGTCATGAAACCACATGTACTTTGTTGGTGCATCTTGTGAGACTGTTAGCATTGAATCCAAATATATACCAGAACATCATGCAAG AACAAAGGCATATTTTGTCGGGAAAAAATCCCACTGAACATCTTCAATGGAAAGATGTTCAAAAGATGAAGTATACATGGAAAGTTGCTCAAGAGACATTACGCTTGATTTCACCAGTTTTTGGTGGATTTAGAAAGGCCATGAAAGATATTGAATTTGGAGGTTATGCAATTCCTAAAGGCTGGCAG TTGTTTTGGGCTGCAACTAGTACACATATGGATGAGGAGATCTTCAAAGAGCCGGATAAATTTGATCCATCTCATTTTAATACCCGTCTTCCACCCTATACTTATATACCATTTGGAGGGGGACATCGCATTTGTCCTGGTTATGATTTCACAAAAATGGAAACAGCGATATACTTGCACCATTTGGTGCTCAACTACAAATGGTCTCTAATGGATCCTAAAGAAAAAATAACATGTGAACCTATGTGTCTTCCTGCTATGGGACTGCCAATCAAGCTTGAAGCTAAGAATGAGTAA